A single Myxocyprinus asiaticus isolate MX2 ecotype Aquarium Trade chromosome 50, UBuf_Myxa_2, whole genome shotgun sequence DNA region contains:
- the LOC127438696 gene encoding uncharacterized protein LOC127438696 isoform X2, whose amino-acid sequence MGRHQENPAHRYFFYDKVSNKSFCKIEGCGAEISGHHGGNLQRHLQRRHPAEHAETSAQKRPAFVDGLTTLDVAVVKRPKIAGLHVQLSPDIIKDACIELVTINGRPLSLMEDSGFRKIIDPIQEAIGNDFAINSTNICEMVSDVAQGEREQLKNELNGRLLMLKIDSATCRDRTVLCINVQYADGDKIVMHTLAVKELTERHTTAYISSVAKDVLHEYNVELRQVYSVTSDNGVNMVKEVYLLSDMQEGDLSINENETDAAITLVKEELTEAEVGSQELDIELDSVTQGHVLRSVRCPAHTFQLAIDDALKEKWSSSLICKARRVAKELRAQNIVIPRKKMGHERAIVDCATCWQSTHDMLEWLLELRSFCEDMAPAIKALHLIENEWQDIANLVCALKPAKIAAKSLQSDQLTAGDFYGVWLQCVLCTDKIDNLFAKRLVQCLKDLT is encoded by the exons ATGGGTCGCCACCAAGAGAATCCAGCGCATCGGTATTTCTTTTATGACAAGGTCTCTAATAAGTCTTTCTGCAAAATTGAAGGATGCGGGGCAGAAATATCTGGGCACCATGGAGGCAACCTGCAGAGACACCTTCAGCGTAGACATCCAGCAGAGCATGCTGAGACATCCGCCCAAAAGAGACCAGCATTTGTAGATGGACTAACAACTCTGGATGTGGCTGTTGTGAAAAGGCCAAAGATCGCAGGCCTGCATGTCCAATTAAGTCCCGATATCATAAAAGATGCATGCATAGAGCTAGTAACCATTAACGGGAGACCGTTGTCGTTAATGGAGGACTCGGGCTTCAGGAAAATTATAGACCCAATACAAGAGGCTATTGGAAATGACTTTGCCATCAATTCAACAAACATCTGTGAAATGGTGTCCGATGTTGCTCAGGGGGAGAGGGAACAGCTTAAGAATGAGTTAAATGGAAGACTTCTGATGCTTAAAATTGATTCAGCTACATGCAGAGACCGAACTGTTCTTTGTATAAATGTACAATACGCTGATGGAGACAAAATTGTTATGCACACATTGGCCGTTAAGGAGCTAACGGAACGGCACACGACTGCATACATCTCATCAGTTGCAAAGGATGTCTTGCATGAATATAATGTTGAATTGCGCCAAGTGTACTCCGTAACATCAGATAATGGCGTTAACATGGTGAAAGAAGTTTATTTACTGTCCGATATGCAAGAAGGTGACCTGTCTATCAACGAGAATGAAACTGATGCTGCGATCACACTGGTGAAAGAGGAGCTAACCGAGGCTGAAGTCGGAAGTCAGGAGTTAGACATTGAACTTGATTCTGTGACGCAAGGACATGTGTTGCGCAGTGTCAGGTGTCCTGCTCATACCTTTCAATTAGCAATTGATGATGCATTAAAAGAGAAATGGTCATCCAGCTTGATTTGTAAAGCAAGGCGCGTTGCTAAAGAGTTGCGCGCACAGAACATTGTCATTCCTCGGAAAAAAATGGGGCACGAGAGGGCCATTGTCGACTGTGCGACATGCTGGCAGTCGACACATGATATGCTTGAGTGGCTTTTGGAGCTCAGGAGCTTCTGTGAGGATATGGCTCCAGCCATAAAAGCACTGCATTTAATTGAGAACGAATGGCAGGATATAGCCAACTTGGTGTGCGCATTGAAACCTGCGAAAATCGCAGCGAAAAGCCTCCAGTCTGACCAGCTTACGGCAGGTGACTTCTACGGCGTTTGGCTCCAGTGTGTACTTTGCACAGACAAAATCGACAACCTCTTCGCGAAACGACTAGTCCAGTGTCTCAAG GACCTGACATGA
- the LOC127438696 gene encoding uncharacterized protein LOC127438696 isoform X1: MGRHQENPAHRYFFYDKVSNKSFCKIEGCGAEISGHHGGNLQRHLQRRHPAEHAETSAQKRPAFVDGLTTLDVAVVKRPKIAGLHVQLSPDIIKDACIELVTINGRPLSLMEDSGFRKIIDPIQEAIGNDFAINSTNICEMVSDVAQGEREQLKNELNGRLLMLKIDSATCRDRTVLCINVQYADGDKIVMHTLAVKELTERHTTAYISSVAKDVLHEYNVELRQVYSVTSDNGVNMVKEVYLLSDMQEGDLSINENETDAAITLVKEELTEAEVGSQELDIELDSVTQGHVLRSVRCPAHTFQLAIDDALKEKWSSSLICKARRVAKELRAQNIVIPRKKMGHERAIVDCATCWQSTHDMLEWLLELRSFCEDMAPAIKALHLIENEWQDIANLVCALKPAKIAAKSLQSDQLTAGDFYGVWLQCVLCTDKIDNLFAKRLVQCLKVRQTRLFDSDAFVAALFLDPRYRLFLTEHQTERAKLHLTRAWEAIKNVSANSATSTQCTPSQSSEEDDEIEQLLMAKELQATTVQSSHVSISSLLDVYSRGARLKRSECLFKYWASIAPTNPDLHKLAMNVIALPVTQVSLERANSCLKFILSEPALSMNAQVLEDILFLRLNKQYGLAVNYK, translated from the coding sequence ATGGGTCGCCACCAAGAGAATCCAGCGCATCGGTATTTCTTTTATGACAAGGTCTCTAATAAGTCTTTCTGCAAAATTGAAGGATGCGGGGCAGAAATATCTGGGCACCATGGAGGCAACCTGCAGAGACACCTTCAGCGTAGACATCCAGCAGAGCATGCTGAGACATCCGCCCAAAAGAGACCAGCATTTGTAGATGGACTAACAACTCTGGATGTGGCTGTTGTGAAAAGGCCAAAGATCGCAGGCCTGCATGTCCAATTAAGTCCCGATATCATAAAAGATGCATGCATAGAGCTAGTAACCATTAACGGGAGACCGTTGTCGTTAATGGAGGACTCGGGCTTCAGGAAAATTATAGACCCAATACAAGAGGCTATTGGAAATGACTTTGCCATCAATTCAACAAACATCTGTGAAATGGTGTCCGATGTTGCTCAGGGGGAGAGGGAACAGCTTAAGAATGAGTTAAATGGAAGACTTCTGATGCTTAAAATTGATTCAGCTACATGCAGAGACCGAACTGTTCTTTGTATAAATGTACAATACGCTGATGGAGACAAAATTGTTATGCACACATTGGCCGTTAAGGAGCTAACGGAACGGCACACGACTGCATACATCTCATCAGTTGCAAAGGATGTCTTGCATGAATATAATGTTGAATTGCGCCAAGTGTACTCCGTAACATCAGATAATGGCGTTAACATGGTGAAAGAAGTTTATTTACTGTCCGATATGCAAGAAGGTGACCTGTCTATCAACGAGAATGAAACTGATGCTGCGATCACACTGGTGAAAGAGGAGCTAACCGAGGCTGAAGTCGGAAGTCAGGAGTTAGACATTGAACTTGATTCTGTGACGCAAGGACATGTGTTGCGCAGTGTCAGGTGTCCTGCTCATACCTTTCAATTAGCAATTGATGATGCATTAAAAGAGAAATGGTCATCCAGCTTGATTTGTAAAGCAAGGCGCGTTGCTAAAGAGTTGCGCGCACAGAACATTGTCATTCCTCGGAAAAAAATGGGGCACGAGAGGGCCATTGTCGACTGTGCGACATGCTGGCAGTCGACACATGATATGCTTGAGTGGCTTTTGGAGCTCAGGAGCTTCTGTGAGGATATGGCTCCAGCCATAAAAGCACTGCATTTAATTGAGAACGAATGGCAGGATATAGCCAACTTGGTGTGCGCATTGAAACCTGCGAAAATCGCAGCGAAAAGCCTCCAGTCTGACCAGCTTACGGCAGGTGACTTCTACGGCGTTTGGCTCCAGTGTGTACTTTGCACAGACAAAATCGACAACCTCTTCGCGAAACGACTAGTCCAGTGTCTCAAGGTACGGCAAACTAGACTTTTTGACAGTGATGCCTTTGTGGCTGCTTTATTTCTCGATCCTAGATACCGACTTTTTCTTACAGAACATCAAACAGAAAGGGCTAAACTTCACTTAACTCGTGCCTGGGAAGCCATTAAAAATGTATCCGCCAACAGCGCGACTAGTACACAGTGCACACCATCCCAGTCATCTGAGGAAGATGATGAGATTGAACAGCTGTTGATGGCAAAAGAACTGCAGGCCACAACAGTGCAGAGTTCTCATGTTTCCATATCGTCCCTTTTGGATGTCTACTCAAGAGGAGCACGTCTTAAACGTAGCGAGTGTCTTTTCAAGTACTGGGCAAGCATCGCCCCCACTAACCCAGACTTACATAAACTTgctatgaatgtcattgcactcCCTGTAACACAAGTGAGCTTAGAACGTGCAAATTCATGCCTCAAGTTTATCCTTTCCGAACCGGCATTGTCAATGAACGCACAGGTCTTGGAAGACATACTTTTCTTACGTTTAAACAAACAATATGGACTTGCAGTAAATTACAAATGA
- the LOC127438696 gene encoding uncharacterized protein LOC127438696 isoform X3, with amino-acid sequence MGRHQENPAHRYFFYDKVSNKSFCKIEGCGAEISGHHGGNLQRHLQRRHPAEHAETSAQKRPAFVDGLTTLDVAVVKRPKIAGLHVQLSPDIIKDACIELVTINGRPLSLMEDSGFRKIIDPIQEAIGNDFAINSTNICEMVSDVAQGEREQLKNELNGRLLMLKIDSATCRDRTVLCINVQYADGDKIVMHTLAVKELTERHTTAYISSVAKDVLHEYNVELRQVYSVTSDNGVNMVKEVYLLSDMQEGDLSINENETDAAITLVKEELTEAEVGSQELDIELDSVTQGHVLRSVRCPAHTFQLAIDDALKEKWSSSLICKARRVAKELRAQNIVIPRKKMGHERAIVDCATCWQSTHDMLEWLLELRSFCEDMAPAIKALHLIENEWQDIANLVCALKPAKIAAKSLQSDQLTAGDFYGVWLQCVLCTDKIDNLFAKRLVQCLKTDT; translated from the exons ATGGGTCGCCACCAAGAGAATCCAGCGCATCGGTATTTCTTTTATGACAAGGTCTCTAATAAGTCTTTCTGCAAAATTGAAGGATGCGGGGCAGAAATATCTGGGCACCATGGAGGCAACCTGCAGAGACACCTTCAGCGTAGACATCCAGCAGAGCATGCTGAGACATCCGCCCAAAAGAGACCAGCATTTGTAGATGGACTAACAACTCTGGATGTGGCTGTTGTGAAAAGGCCAAAGATCGCAGGCCTGCATGTCCAATTAAGTCCCGATATCATAAAAGATGCATGCATAGAGCTAGTAACCATTAACGGGAGACCGTTGTCGTTAATGGAGGACTCGGGCTTCAGGAAAATTATAGACCCAATACAAGAGGCTATTGGAAATGACTTTGCCATCAATTCAACAAACATCTGTGAAATGGTGTCCGATGTTGCTCAGGGGGAGAGGGAACAGCTTAAGAATGAGTTAAATGGAAGACTTCTGATGCTTAAAATTGATTCAGCTACATGCAGAGACCGAACTGTTCTTTGTATAAATGTACAATACGCTGATGGAGACAAAATTGTTATGCACACATTGGCCGTTAAGGAGCTAACGGAACGGCACACGACTGCATACATCTCATCAGTTGCAAAGGATGTCTTGCATGAATATAATGTTGAATTGCGCCAAGTGTACTCCGTAACATCAGATAATGGCGTTAACATGGTGAAAGAAGTTTATTTACTGTCCGATATGCAAGAAGGTGACCTGTCTATCAACGAGAATGAAACTGATGCTGCGATCACACTGGTGAAAGAGGAGCTAACCGAGGCTGAAGTCGGAAGTCAGGAGTTAGACATTGAACTTGATTCTGTGACGCAAGGACATGTGTTGCGCAGTGTCAGGTGTCCTGCTCATACCTTTCAATTAGCAATTGATGATGCATTAAAAGAGAAATGGTCATCCAGCTTGATTTGTAAAGCAAGGCGCGTTGCTAAAGAGTTGCGCGCACAGAACATTGTCATTCCTCGGAAAAAAATGGGGCACGAGAGGGCCATTGTCGACTGTGCGACATGCTGGCAGTCGACACATGATATGCTTGAGTGGCTTTTGGAGCTCAGGAGCTTCTGTGAGGATATGGCTCCAGCCATAAAAGCACTGCATTTAATTGAGAACGAATGGCAGGATATAGCCAACTTGGTGTGCGCATTGAAACCTGCGAAAATCGCAGCGAAAAGCCTCCAGTCTGACCAGCTTACGGCAGGTGACTTCTACGGCGTTTGGCTCCAGTGTGTACTTTGCACAGACAAAATCGACAACCTCTTCGCGAAACGACTAGTCCAGTGTCTCAAG accgacacatga